In Asanoa sp. WMMD1127, one genomic interval encodes:
- a CDS encoding zinc-dependent alcohol dehydrogenase — MKALQWHGVNEVVVGDVPEPELVNDHDVLLKVRRTTTCGSDLHLLGGYIPFMRRGDVLGHEFLGEVVEVGPEVRRHRLGDRVVVSSFICCGGCWYCRQGLFSACDNTNTNPAITEVAWGQAPGGCFGYSHAMGGFAGSHAEYVRVPFADVGAFRVPDGVSDERALFASDSASTGWMGADLAGVAPGDVVAVWGAGAVGQLAARAAMLLGAERVIVIDRYDYRLRMVEQHVGAETLNYERVDVQGELREASGGRGPDVCIEAVGMEAHSPGPQFAYDQVKQQLRLQTDRPTAVREAIYACRKGGSVFVLGVFGGVVDKFPLGALMNKGLTVRGAQMHGPRYIPMLLDRMERGELVTEHLATHVLPLSDGARGYQMFKDKEDDCLRAVFTP; from the coding sequence ATGAAGGCGTTGCAGTGGCACGGGGTCAACGAGGTCGTGGTCGGCGACGTGCCCGAGCCGGAGCTCGTCAACGACCACGACGTGCTCCTCAAGGTGCGCCGGACCACCACCTGCGGCTCCGACCTGCACCTGCTCGGCGGCTACATCCCGTTCATGCGGCGCGGTGACGTGCTCGGCCACGAGTTCCTCGGCGAGGTCGTCGAGGTGGGCCCGGAGGTGCGCCGGCACCGGCTCGGCGACCGGGTCGTCGTCAGCTCGTTCATCTGCTGCGGCGGTTGCTGGTACTGCCGGCAGGGCCTCTTCTCCGCCTGCGACAACACCAACACCAACCCGGCGATCACCGAGGTCGCCTGGGGCCAGGCGCCCGGCGGCTGCTTCGGCTACTCGCACGCGATGGGTGGCTTCGCCGGCAGTCACGCCGAGTACGTCCGCGTGCCGTTCGCCGACGTGGGCGCCTTCCGGGTGCCCGACGGGGTCAGCGACGAGCGGGCGCTGTTCGCGTCCGACTCCGCCTCGACCGGGTGGATGGGCGCCGACCTCGCCGGTGTCGCCCCGGGCGACGTGGTCGCGGTGTGGGGCGCCGGCGCGGTCGGCCAGCTGGCGGCGCGGGCGGCGATGCTGCTCGGCGCCGAACGGGTCATCGTGATCGATCGCTACGACTACCGGCTGCGGATGGTCGAGCAGCACGTGGGGGCGGAGACGCTCAACTACGAGCGGGTCGACGTGCAGGGCGAGCTGCGTGAGGCGAGCGGCGGCCGCGGCCCCGACGTGTGCATCGAGGCGGTCGGCATGGAAGCGCACTCGCCCGGCCCGCAGTTCGCGTACGACCAGGTGAAACAGCAGCTGCGGTTGCAGACCGACCGGCCGACGGCGGTCCGGGAGGCGATCTACGCCTGCCGCAAGGGTGGCAGCGTGTTCGTGCTCGGTGTCTTCGGCGGCGTGGTCGACAAGTTCCCGCTCGGCGCGTTGATGAACAAGGGACTGACCGTCCGCGGCGCGCAGATGCACGGCCCGCGCTACATCCCGATGCTCCTCGACCGCATGGAACGCGGCGAGCTGGTCACCGAGCACCTCGCCACGCACGTGCTGCCGCTGTCCGACGGCGCGCGCGGTTATCAGATGTTCAAGGACAAGGAGGACGACTGCCTGCGGGCCGTCTTCACTCCGTGA
- a CDS encoding sigma-70 family RNA polymerase sigma factor produces MTSDERPAAYARARAADRGLEDLDGAARRLWDGAETPARLRAARDELATFALPFAGRLARQYRDRGEPVEDLEQVARLALVKAVKGYDPERGSFTAYAATTIHGEIKKYFRDCSWSFHVPRRLRDRSVEVRRATALLTSTLARHPTEAELAEELGTTVAEVREAITSTAAYHPGSLNARVGADAAELGELVGERDADLDAVDDHVALTRLLRRLPDRERRMLVMRFYGNRTQAEIAEEFAVSQMHVSRLLGRALGWLRHALLTDNPPPWPPRDEWDSLSVEQERQGPTVVLRVRGEVDVDCADRLRRGLVRATAVAGISRVDVDLHGVPLLDVAGVNALVAGMAAARTAGVGIRVLGAQPYVRRVLALTGLGPHLVTE; encoded by the coding sequence GTGACCAGCGACGAAAGACCCGCGGCGTACGCGAGAGCGCGCGCCGCCGATCGCGGGCTGGAGGACCTGGACGGCGCCGCCCGCCGCCTGTGGGACGGCGCCGAGACGCCGGCGCGCCTGCGGGCCGCCCGCGACGAGCTGGCCACCTTCGCGCTGCCGTTCGCCGGCCGGCTGGCCCGGCAATATCGCGACCGCGGCGAGCCGGTCGAAGACCTCGAGCAGGTCGCCCGCCTCGCGCTGGTCAAGGCGGTCAAGGGCTACGACCCGGAACGCGGCTCGTTCACGGCCTACGCCGCCACCACGATCCACGGTGAGATCAAGAAGTACTTCCGCGACTGCTCGTGGAGCTTCCACGTCCCGCGCCGCCTGCGCGACCGGTCGGTGGAGGTCCGCCGGGCGACGGCGCTGCTGACGTCCACATTGGCCCGGCACCCGACAGAGGCCGAGCTCGCCGAGGAGCTGGGCACCACGGTGGCCGAGGTGCGCGAGGCGATCACCTCCACCGCGGCCTACCACCCTGGCTCACTCAACGCGCGGGTCGGTGCCGACGCGGCGGAGCTCGGCGAGCTGGTCGGCGAGCGGGACGCCGACCTCGACGCGGTCGACGACCACGTGGCGTTGACCCGGCTGTTGCGCCGCCTCCCCGACCGCGAGCGGCGGATGCTGGTGATGCGGTTCTACGGCAACCGCACCCAGGCCGAGATCGCCGAGGAGTTCGCCGTCTCCCAGATGCACGTCTCCCGGTTGCTGGGCCGGGCTCTGGGATGGTTGCGGCATGCGCTGCTGACCGACAACCCGCCACCGTGGCCGCCGCGCGACGAGTGGGACTCGCTCTCCGTCGAGCAGGAGCGACAGGGCCCGACGGTCGTCCTGCGGGTGCGCGGCGAGGTGGACGTCGACTGCGCCGACCGCCTCCGCCGGGGCCTGGTCCGGGCGACGGCGGTCGCCGGCATCAGCCGCGTCGACGTCGACCTGCACGGCGTACCGCTGCTCGATGTCGCCGGCGTCAACGCCCTGGTCGCCGGGATGGCCGCGGCCCGGACGGCCGGGGTGGGCATCCGGGTGCTGGGCGCCCAGCCCTACGTCCGGCGCGTGCTGGCGCTGACGGGGCTGGGCCCCCACCTGGTCACGGAGTGA
- a CDS encoding glycerophosphodiester phosphodiesterase has product MSLLSVAHRAGNSLTDLRAALAAGVDLVEADVHLYRGVLEVRHRKAIGPHLYWEQWTQVDRRRDLVVPTLPEVLATAAGDPRLMLDLKGPSLAVAPQVAETLRAYAPGVPLAVCTKQWAMLDAFAGQPHVRRVLSASDPVQLARLRARLRRGRVDGVSIRLRLLTEAVVEELRRSTDTVLAWPVDTPAALEQARRIGVTGVISKSLPLLAELRPRRNVDLAA; this is encoded by the coding sequence ATGAGCCTGCTCTCCGTCGCGCACCGCGCCGGCAACTCGCTGACCGACCTGCGGGCCGCGCTGGCGGCCGGGGTCGACCTCGTCGAGGCCGACGTGCACCTCTACCGCGGGGTGCTCGAGGTCCGGCACCGCAAGGCGATCGGCCCGCATCTTTACTGGGAGCAGTGGACGCAGGTCGACCGCCGGCGCGACCTCGTGGTGCCGACGCTGCCCGAGGTGCTGGCCACGGCCGCCGGCGACCCACGGCTCATGCTCGACCTCAAGGGCCCGTCACTCGCCGTCGCGCCCCAGGTCGCCGAGACCCTGCGGGCGTACGCGCCGGGCGTGCCGTTGGCGGTGTGCACCAAGCAGTGGGCGATGCTCGACGCGTTCGCCGGGCAGCCGCACGTGCGCCGCGTCCTGTCCGCCAGCGACCCGGTGCAGCTGGCCCGCCTGCGCGCCCGGCTGCGCCGCGGCCGCGTGGACGGCGTGTCGATCCGGCTGCGGCTGTTGACCGAGGCGGTGGTCGAGGAGCTGCGCCGGTCCACCGACACCGTGCTGGCCTGGCCGGTGGACACGCCGGCGGCGCTGGAGCAGGCGCGGCGGATCGGCGTGACCGGCGTGATCAGCAAGAGCCTGCCGCTGCTGGCGGAGCTGCGGCCGCGCCGCAACGTCGACCTGGCCGCCTGA
- a CDS encoding glucose 1-dehydrogenase produces the protein MEPQQQPPGTLTAMREKPDHGEDSYRGSGRLEGKRAVVTGGDSGIGRAVAIAFAREGADVLIAYLSEDDDARATAKLVEEAGRKAVLVSGDLADPAHCREVVDRAVAELGGIDVLVNNAAFQMTHETLEEVSDEEWTRTFDINITAMFRLVKAALPHLTSGASIINTSSINYDTPKPTLLPYATTKGAIANFTAGLAQMLGDRGIRVNAVAPGPIWTPLIPSTMPPEQVEEFGKNTPLGRPGQPKEVAPAYVLLASDEGSYISGAVVPVTGGKPIL, from the coding sequence ATGGAACCGCAGCAGCAGCCACCCGGCACGCTCACCGCGATGCGCGAGAAGCCGGACCACGGTGAGGACAGCTACCGCGGCAGCGGCCGGCTCGAGGGCAAGAGGGCCGTCGTCACCGGCGGCGACAGCGGCATCGGCCGGGCCGTCGCGATCGCGTTCGCCCGCGAGGGCGCCGACGTGCTGATCGCCTACCTCAGCGAGGACGACGACGCCCGGGCGACCGCCAAGCTGGTCGAGGAGGCCGGGCGCAAGGCCGTGCTGGTCTCCGGCGACCTGGCCGACCCCGCGCACTGCCGCGAGGTCGTCGACCGCGCCGTCGCGGAGCTCGGCGGCATCGACGTGCTGGTCAACAACGCCGCCTTCCAGATGACCCACGAGACCCTCGAAGAGGTCAGCGACGAGGAGTGGACGCGCACCTTCGACATCAACATCACCGCGATGTTCCGGCTGGTCAAGGCCGCCCTCCCGCACCTCACGTCGGGCGCGTCGATCATCAACACCAGCTCCATCAACTACGACACGCCCAAGCCCACCCTGCTGCCGTACGCGACGACGAAGGGCGCGATCGCGAACTTCACCGCCGGCCTGGCGCAGATGCTGGGCGACCGTGGCATCCGCGTCAACGCGGTGGCGCCGGGTCCTATTTGGACACCGCTGATCCCCTCGACGATGCCGCCCGAGCAGGTCGAGGAGTTCGGCAAGAACACGCCGCTGGGCCGCCCCGGGCAGCCCAAGGAGGTCGCGCCCGCGTACGTCCTGCTCGCCTCCGACGAGGGCAGCTACATCTCCGGCGCGGTCGTGCCGGTGACCGGCGGCAAGCCGATCCTCTGA
- a CDS encoding NAD-dependent epimerase/dehydratase family protein translates to MKVVVVGASGNVGSAVLRRLAQEPDVTGIVGVARRVPKDAAGPPYAGVDWWSIDVAGPGATGALTEAVRGAAVVIHVAWQIQPSHDAQRLRRTNVQGTANVAVAAIRAGVPALVVASSVGAYAPGPKDERVGEWWPVTGVRWSSYSRDKAHVERLLDEVERGYPALRVVRMRPALTFQRAAASEIARLFIGPFAPLGLLRYGRLPVVPGGPRLRVQGVHADDVADAYVRAALADVRGAFNLAADPVLDGPALARRYHGRVVPLPVPLLRAAAGATWWARLQPIEAGWIDLATGVPLLSSDRAAAELGWTPRIDALSAIDELFTGMADRAGAPTAALRERLPFPARLAALAAGRLPGHGDPY, encoded by the coding sequence ATGAAGGTCGTGGTGGTGGGCGCGTCCGGAAACGTCGGCTCGGCGGTGCTGCGACGCCTGGCCCAGGAGCCGGACGTGACCGGCATCGTCGGTGTGGCCCGGCGGGTGCCCAAGGACGCGGCCGGGCCGCCGTACGCCGGTGTCGACTGGTGGTCAATCGACGTCGCCGGGCCCGGGGCCACCGGAGCGCTGACCGAGGCGGTGCGCGGCGCGGCCGTGGTGATCCACGTGGCCTGGCAGATCCAGCCGAGCCACGATGCGCAGCGGTTGCGGCGCACCAACGTGCAGGGGACCGCCAACGTCGCGGTGGCGGCGATCCGGGCCGGCGTGCCCGCGCTGGTCGTCGCGTCCTCGGTCGGCGCGTACGCCCCCGGTCCCAAGGACGAGCGGGTGGGCGAGTGGTGGCCGGTGACCGGGGTGCGCTGGTCGAGCTACAGCCGCGACAAGGCGCATGTGGAGCGTCTCCTCGACGAGGTGGAGCGCGGCTACCCGGCCCTGCGGGTGGTGCGGATGCGACCTGCGCTCACCTTCCAGCGGGCGGCGGCGTCCGAGATCGCCCGGCTGTTCATCGGACCGTTCGCGCCGCTCGGACTGCTGCGCTACGGGCGGCTGCCGGTGGTGCCCGGCGGGCCGCGGCTGCGGGTGCAGGGCGTGCACGCCGACGACGTCGCCGACGCCTACGTGCGGGCGGCGCTGGCCGACGTGCGCGGGGCGTTCAACCTGGCCGCGGACCCTGTGCTGGACGGGCCGGCGCTGGCCCGCCGCTACCACGGCCGGGTCGTCCCGCTGCCGGTGCCGCTGCTGCGGGCCGCGGCCGGCGCGACCTGGTGGGCCCGGCTGCAACCGATCGAGGCCGGCTGGATCGACCTCGCCACCGGCGTGCCGCTGCTGTCGTCGGACCGCGCGGCGGCCGAGCTGGGCTGGACGCCCCGGATCGACGCGCTGTCGGCGATCGACGAGCTGTTCACCGGGATGGCCGACCGGGCGGGCGCGCCGACGGCGGCCCTGCGGGAGCGGCTGCCGTTCCCGGCCCGGCTGGCCGCACTGGCCGCGGGCCGCCTGCCCGGCCACGGCGACCCGTACTGA
- a CDS encoding NAD(P)H-dependent oxidoreductase — MKALVINCTLKPSPAPSNTQALADVVIEQLRRSDVEVEVVRAVDHDIRPGVEDDMGDGDEWPAIRAKVLAAEILVIATPTWVGKPSSIAQRVIERMDALISQTDDDGRPVAYNKVAGVVNTGNEDGAHHVITEICGALVDIGYTIPAQAWTYWHLGPGAGPNYLDDERGHEWSDKTGRAMAANLATVARALQANPLGAPPS; from the coding sequence ATGAAGGCTCTGGTGATCAACTGCACGCTCAAGCCCAGCCCCGCGCCGTCGAACACCCAGGCGCTGGCCGACGTCGTCATCGAGCAGCTGCGCAGGTCCGATGTGGAGGTCGAGGTCGTCCGCGCCGTCGACCACGACATCCGCCCCGGCGTCGAGGACGACATGGGCGACGGCGACGAGTGGCCGGCGATCCGGGCCAAGGTGCTCGCGGCGGAGATCCTGGTGATCGCGACACCGACCTGGGTCGGCAAGCCGTCGTCGATCGCCCAGCGGGTCATCGAGCGGATGGACGCGCTGATCAGCCAGACCGACGACGACGGCCGCCCGGTCGCCTACAACAAGGTCGCGGGCGTGGTCAACACGGGCAACGAGGACGGCGCCCACCACGTGATCACCGAGATCTGCGGCGCGCTGGTCGACATCGGCTACACGATCCCGGCGCAGGCGTGGACCTACTGGCACCTGGGCCCCGGCGCGGGCCCGAACTACCTCGACGACGAGCGCGGCCACGAGTGGTCCGACAAGACCGGCCGCGCGATGGCCGCCAACCTGGCCACCGTCGCCCGCGCCCTGCAGGCCAACCCGCTGGGCGCACCGCCGAGCTGA
- a CDS encoding MFS transporter has product MTVALMAAFMTLLDVSIVNVALPSIQDDLGLSSGGLQWVLSGYALAFGLVLVPAGRFGDAHGRRRLFVLGLAGFTVASAAAGLAQSELWLVGARLVQGASAGVVNPQVSGLVQQMFTPRERGKPFGALGATIGVSTALGPLLGGAVIAIAGVEDGWRWIFYINIPVGVVAIVLGSRWIPGHPAQERPRRGVDPLGVVLLGGGVALVLLPLVQERQWHGAIVWLLILAGLVVLGLFVAWEVRQLRRGGSPLVDLRLFRRRSYALGSLVALAYFAGFTTTFFIFTLFLQNGLRYSPLEAGLSVTPFALGSASGAMLGGRIVNRYGRVLVVTGLCMVLSGLALVLLTLHIVTGRGAGFATALPLLWAGIGSGLVISPNQNLTLSQVPVAEAGSAGGVLQTGQRIGSAVGIAAIGAVFFSQLAASGGDYEVAFRTGVFVTMGFMAIALAAATTDVIAGHRASA; this is encoded by the coding sequence ATGACGGTCGCGCTCATGGCGGCCTTCATGACTCTGCTCGACGTGAGCATCGTCAACGTGGCGCTGCCGTCGATCCAGGACGACCTGGGGCTCAGCTCCGGGGGCCTGCAGTGGGTGCTCTCCGGGTACGCGCTCGCGTTCGGTCTCGTGCTCGTGCCGGCCGGCCGGTTCGGCGACGCGCACGGCCGGCGGCGGCTGTTCGTGCTCGGGCTGGCCGGTTTCACGGTGGCCAGCGCCGCCGCCGGCCTCGCGCAGAGCGAGCTGTGGCTGGTCGGCGCCCGGCTGGTCCAGGGCGCCTCGGCCGGCGTGGTCAACCCGCAGGTGTCCGGGCTCGTCCAACAAATGTTCACGCCGAGGGAACGCGGCAAGCCGTTCGGCGCGCTGGGCGCGACGATCGGTGTCTCGACGGCGCTGGGGCCGCTGCTCGGCGGCGCGGTCATCGCGATCGCCGGTGTGGAGGACGGCTGGCGGTGGATCTTCTACATCAACATCCCGGTCGGCGTGGTCGCGATCGTGCTCGGCTCCCGGTGGATCCCGGGCCATCCCGCGCAGGAGCGCCCGCGGCGCGGCGTCGACCCGCTCGGCGTCGTGCTCCTGGGCGGCGGGGTCGCCCTCGTGCTGCTCCCGCTGGTGCAGGAACGCCAGTGGCACGGCGCGATCGTCTGGCTGCTGATCCTGGCCGGCCTGGTGGTGCTCGGGCTCTTCGTCGCGTGGGAGGTGCGCCAGCTCCGGCGGGGCGGGTCGCCGCTGGTCGACCTGCGGTTGTTCAGGCGGCGCTCGTACGCCCTCGGATCGCTCGTGGCCCTGGCCTATTTCGCGGGTTTCACGACGACGTTCTTCATCTTCACGCTGTTCCTGCAGAACGGGCTGCGCTACTCGCCGCTGGAGGCCGGCCTGTCGGTGACGCCGTTCGCGCTCGGCTCGGCCTCCGGCGCGATGCTGGGCGGCCGGATCGTCAACCGCTACGGGCGGGTCCTGGTCGTCACCGGCCTGTGCATGGTGCTCAGCGGGCTGGCGCTGGTGCTCCTCACGTTGCACATCGTCACGGGCCGCGGGGCGGGCTTCGCGACGGCGCTGCCGCTGCTGTGGGCGGGCATCGGCAGCGGCCTGGTGATCAGCCCCAACCAGAACCTGACGCTGAGCCAGGTGCCGGTGGCCGAGGCGGGCAGCGCGGGCGGCGTGCTGCAGACCGGCCAACGGATCGGCTCGGCGGTCGGCATCGCCGCCATCGGCGCGGTCTTCTTCAGCCAACTGGCCGCCAGCGGCGGCGACTATGAGGTGGCGTTCCGCACGGGCGTCTTCGTGACGATGGGCTTCATGGCCATCGCCCTGGCCGCCGCGACCACCGACGTCATAGCCGGCCACCGCGCGTCCGCATAG
- a CDS encoding alkylhydroperoxidase AhpD family core domain-containing protein — MRLEILNSGYTRRAKALFAVIKLVTRQPVPDAAKLVFYRPDFYGDRAKEFTHEAMRGPSEWSVGDRELMAAYVSTVNDSAFCVAAHSATSRLALRDGPRVAAVLADLDTAPIAEPLRATLRMLGTLTRDGTVGADDMRAVLAAGVTPRQIEDALAVCAAFNITDRLADAFGFEVLSPEGFDAGAKYLLKRGYR; from the coding sequence ATGCGGCTTGAGATTCTCAACAGCGGCTACACCCGGCGCGCGAAGGCGCTGTTCGCGGTCATCAAGCTGGTCACCCGGCAACCCGTGCCGGACGCCGCCAAGCTGGTCTTCTACCGCCCCGACTTCTACGGCGACCGGGCGAAGGAGTTCACCCACGAGGCGATGCGCGGCCCGTCGGAGTGGTCCGTGGGCGACCGGGAGCTGATGGCGGCCTATGTGTCCACAGTGAACGACAGCGCGTTCTGCGTCGCCGCGCACTCCGCGACCTCCCGCCTGGCGCTGCGGGACGGCCCGCGGGTCGCGGCGGTGCTGGCCGACCTCGACACCGCGCCGATCGCCGAGCCGTTGCGGGCCACGCTGCGGATGCTCGGCACGCTCACCCGCGACGGCACGGTCGGCGCCGACGACATGCGAGCCGTGCTCGCGGCCGGCGTGACACCGCGGCAGATCGAGGACGCGCTGGCGGTCTGCGCCGCGTTCAACATCACCGACCGGCTGGCCGACGCGTTCGGCTTCGAGGTGCTGAGCCCGGAAGGCTTCGACGCGGGAGCGAAGTATCTCCTCAAGCGCGGATACCGCTGA
- a CDS encoding class I SAM-dependent methyltransferase produces the protein MTACDYDAELRRHDAVLRAACGVAPDEQVLDIGCGTGHTTREAARTARAALGVDISARAVERARELAAGLDNVTFVAADAQVHPFPPARFDLAMSRFGTMFFADPAAAFANIHRALRPGGRLVMLVWQAHDRNEWDVALHDVLGGTAAEGPDPFTLADPTAVRRLLAGAGFTDVGFTDVDEPVYYGADVAAALAWVRGFTCTSELLNRLDPAAAARAVDRLRAMLSAHLTDDGVWFDSRAWLVTARRH, from the coding sequence GTGACCGCGTGTGACTACGACGCCGAGCTGCGGCGGCACGACGCGGTGCTGCGCGCGGCCTGCGGCGTGGCACCCGACGAGCAGGTGCTCGACATCGGCTGCGGGACCGGGCACACGACCCGGGAGGCTGCCCGCACCGCCCGGGCCGCGCTGGGCGTCGACATCTCCGCGCGCGCCGTCGAACGGGCCCGCGAGCTCGCCGCCGGACTGGACAACGTCACCTTCGTGGCGGCCGACGCGCAGGTCCACCCGTTCCCACCCGCGCGCTTCGACCTGGCGATGAGCCGGTTCGGCACCATGTTCTTCGCCGATCCCGCCGCCGCGTTCGCCAACATCCACCGGGCCCTGCGCCCGGGCGGCCGCCTCGTGATGCTGGTCTGGCAGGCCCACGACCGCAACGAGTGGGACGTCGCGCTGCACGACGTCCTCGGCGGCACGGCCGCGGAGGGCCCCGACCCGTTCACGCTCGCCGACCCGACCGCGGTGCGGCGGCTGCTGGCCGGCGCGGGCTTCACCGACGTCGGCTTCACAGACGTCGACGAGCCGGTCTACTACGGTGCTGACGTGGCCGCCGCGCTCGCCTGGGTCCGCGGCTTCACCTGCACCAGCGAGCTGTTGAACCGCCTCGACCCCGCGGCCGCCGCGCGAGCGGTCGACCGGCTGCGCGCGATGCTCTCGGCGCACCTGACCGACGACGGCGTGTGGTTCGACTCCCGCGCCTGGCTCGTCACCGCCCGCCGCCACTGA
- a CDS encoding VOC family protein has translation MRTLHFGLMVADLDRSLAFYTAVGYRVLGTVPETPFGSLTMIKLPGDDYVTIELVHDPAKPPSGRNINHFVIQVESMADTAARLAGEGVEVEGLSSPDGSADFLTAWITDPDGNRIELVQWPPGHADGLTEADMRA, from the coding sequence ATGAGGACCTTGCACTTCGGCCTGATGGTCGCCGACCTGGACCGCTCGCTCGCCTTCTACACCGCGGTCGGCTACCGGGTGCTGGGCACCGTGCCGGAGACCCCGTTCGGCAGCCTGACGATGATCAAGCTGCCCGGCGACGACTACGTCACCATCGAGCTCGTACACGACCCGGCCAAACCGCCGAGCGGCCGCAACATCAACCACTTCGTCATCCAGGTCGAGTCGATGGCCGACACGGCGGCCCGCCTCGCCGGCGAGGGCGTCGAGGTCGAGGGCCTGTCGTCACCGGACGGCTCCGCCGACTTCCTGACGGCCTGGATCACCGACCCCGACGGCAACCGCATCGAGCTGGTCCAGTGGCCGCCCGGCCACGCCGACGGCCTGACCGAGGCCGACATGAGGGCCTGA
- a CDS encoding ABC transporter ATP-binding protein gives MAAAKSPARRLIGEMFRRQRRGVALTAGFWSMHQVCEALVPVAIGLVVDQAVGTGSGWAMVASVLGIFGLFTALTMGWRTGLWFVTRAELDEAHLLRMQVVRRVVTGRGISTDRQTGELLSIATSDTAASAELLELGSRVVSASLGLVVSTVVLLRIDWSLGVGLVVGIPILVLALNALGPIVERHVSAQQEALGQAAGTASDLLTGLRPLRGFGGVDEAARRYRGASRTSLRANIGAIKAGSAFVSVSTFTTSLLIAVVAALSGWYALRGRITIGELITIVGLAAFITDPVLNLADCVFRLATARASAARVAEVLAAPERAAPGHTTAVPGPLVLDEVHTPGLDGLSLTVAPGELLGVVTADLAAAEAVTDLLAGARAPDRGRVTLAGTPLPELDIASLRRAVLVEPHTVDLFGETVGEALRTDDAQTDEHAMAAAMTAASAGELLAADGLDHALLDRGANLSGGQRQRVAVARALLADRPLTVFRDPTTAVDAVTEHAIAEGLRAHRAGDGRATVLVTTSAPLLDRCDRVVFVDAGRVAAGGRHRELLDLPAYADVVLR, from the coding sequence ATGGCAGCGGCGAAATCCCCGGCCCGCCGGCTGATCGGTGAGATGTTCCGGCGTCAGCGCCGTGGGGTCGCGCTGACCGCCGGCTTCTGGTCGATGCATCAGGTGTGCGAGGCGCTCGTGCCCGTGGCCATCGGTCTGGTCGTCGACCAGGCGGTCGGCACCGGCTCGGGCTGGGCCATGGTCGCCTCGGTGCTCGGCATCTTCGGTCTGTTCACGGCGCTCACCATGGGTTGGCGCACCGGGCTGTGGTTCGTCACCAGAGCCGAGCTCGACGAGGCCCACCTGCTGCGCATGCAGGTGGTCCGCCGGGTCGTGACCGGGCGCGGGATCAGCACCGACCGGCAGACCGGCGAGCTGCTGTCGATCGCGACCTCCGACACGGCCGCCTCGGCCGAGCTGCTGGAGCTGGGCAGCCGGGTGGTATCGGCCTCGCTCGGGCTCGTGGTGTCGACCGTGGTGCTGCTGCGCATCGACTGGTCGCTCGGGGTCGGCCTGGTGGTCGGCATCCCGATCCTGGTGCTGGCCCTCAACGCGCTCGGGCCGATCGTCGAGCGGCACGTCTCGGCGCAGCAGGAGGCCCTCGGCCAGGCCGCGGGCACCGCCTCGGACCTGCTCACCGGGTTGCGTCCGCTGCGCGGGTTCGGCGGGGTCGACGAGGCGGCCCGGCGCTACCGCGGCGCCAGCCGCACCTCGCTGCGGGCCAACATCGGCGCCATCAAGGCGGGGTCCGCGTTCGTCAGCGTCTCGACGTTCACCACCAGCCTGCTGATCGCGGTGGTGGCGGCCCTTTCCGGTTGGTACGCGCTGCGTGGCCGGATCACCATCGGCGAGCTGATCACGATCGTCGGCCTGGCCGCCTTCATCACCGACCCGGTGCTCAACCTCGCCGACTGCGTCTTCCGCCTCGCCACCGCGCGGGCCAGCGCGGCCCGGGTCGCCGAGGTCCTCGCCGCGCCCGAGCGGGCCGCGCCCGGGCACACCACCGCGGTCCCCGGCCCGCTGGTGCTCGACGAGGTGCACACGCCCGGCCTCGACGGGCTCAGCCTCACCGTCGCGCCCGGCGAGCTGCTCGGCGTGGTGACCGCCGACCTGGCCGCCGCCGAAGCCGTGACCGACCTGCTCGCCGGCGCCCGGGCGCCCGATCGCGGCCGGGTGACGCTGGCCGGCACGCCACTGCCCGAGCTCGACATCGCCTCGCTGCGCCGGGCCGTGCTGGTCGAGCCGCACACCGTCGACCTGTTCGGCGAGACCGTCGGCGAGGCGTTGCGCACCGACGACGCCCAGACCGACGAGCACGCGATGGCGGCCGCGATGACGGCGGCGTCCGCCGGTGAGCTGCTGGCCGCCGACGGGCTCGACCACGCCCTGCTCGACCGCGGCGCCAACCTCTCCGGCGGCCAGCGGCAACGGGTCGCGGTGGCCCGGGCGCTGCTCGCCGACCGCCCGCTGACCGTCTTCCGCGACCCGACCACGGCCGTCGACGCCGTCACCGAGCACGCCATCGCCGAGGGCCTGCGCGCCCACCGGGCCGGCGACGGGCGGGCCACCGTGCTGGTCACCACCAGCGCGCCGTTGCTCGACCGCTGCGACCGGGTGGTCTTCGTCGACGCCGGCCGGGTCGCGGCCGGCGGGCGCCATCGCGAGTTGCTCGACCTCCCGGCGTACGCGGATGTGGTGCTGCGATGA